The sequence TCTGTATAGTAAAAGGCTCCTGCTCCAACGTTAAAAAAACTTTGGCTCGTATTTTCTGCAAACGCAGGGTCATTAGCATCGGGTACATGTCCGTTGATTTCACTGAAAAAATCGGATTGTTGCATCGTCATACCCGCTTTTAACCCTAAAGCCAAATTATGCCCTGGTTGTAGCTTTAAGGTATATGAGAAATCAGCATAAACATTGTTCTCTGAAACTGGTCCAATTTTATCTGAAATTACTGATAATCCCAATCCTACTTTTTTTCCAACACGACCGTTTCCAAAGAAAGTTGTTGTCTTTGGAGCACCTTCTAATCCTGACCATTGTTCACGGTGTAAAAGTCCTAATGATAATCCTTCGCGTGATCCTGCATATGCCGGATTTATCACACTTTGATTATACATATATTGTGTATAATGTGGATCTTGCTGTGCTGATAATTCTGAAAGCCCTAACAAAGCTAATAATGCACTTATGTATATTTTCTTCATAAAGTTAATAATTAAACCAACTGAAAACTCACGCTTTCAGTTGGCTAATAGTTAAGTTCTTAATTTTGTTCTTGTACTAATTGAACCCAACCTGTTAAGGATTCAAATGGTGTTATAATAGTATAGAAATATGTTCCGCTCGGCAGTAGTTTACCACTATTATTTTGTCCTTGCCATTGATTTGTATAGCCTGGACCGTGAGAATAAACTTCTTCGCCATAACGATTGAATATTTGCAGCTTTGTTATATTAAAGAATGATAAATCAAATCTATCATTTAAACCGTCTCCATTTGGTGAAACACCTTTTGGTATAGAACAATTTAAAACCTCAACATTAAAACTAGTTTCATCAAAACAAATATCTTTTTGACTTAATATATATATCTTATGAACACCGATAGCAAGATAAGAATTTTCTTTTAAGTTTTCACCAGTTCCGTTAGGACCAGTAAAATATTTTTGCCCTTCTGGTAAAGTTGGTAATTGATAAGAGGTACAAACAATAACATCTTCAATAAACATTGGTTCATCTGCAGTAATATATTCAACAGGAAAACTCATAACTTCTTCGCATCCAGATATCAAATTTTTAACTTTTATATAAATTTGATAAGCTCGATCAGCATTAAATGTTTGAGGATTTGTAATCACATTTGTATTGTCATTTAAGTCAGAAACTGAAGGATAATACTGAAATGAAAAATCTGACGCAGGAATTCCATTCAACATTACGGCTTCGTTAACTGTTAAGTCAATTATTTTATTCCCATTATGACAAACTTTTAATAATTCTGGCTCTGCAAAATCATCTATAAATATTGGATAAATTTCAACTAAAATACTATCTGAAACCGCGCAACTTGAACCTATATAAGTAGCTTCAATTGTATAAACACCAGACTCTGTAACAACTAAAACTGGGTTGGTTGCTCCTGGTATAGGATCACCATCTTTTAGCCACTGAACGGTATATTGATCTAAATCTACACCTGAATCTAATTCGTAACTTTGAGCAGCACATAAAGCATTATTTTCTTCAACTGTTAAATCGGTACCTAAATCAATTGTCCCAAATTGGAAACTTCCTCCTTCAATAAATACAGCAGAATCGTGACTTCCATCGTTATAATCAGCAATTGCTAACTTAATATGATATGTATTTCCTGGCACAACTACAGATTGTGCAACCATAGAAACTGTTTGTCCATGGAAATTTATCGGTGCCCCTAATGAAGCTGCATCATCTCCTCCTTCAAAATATCTATCAAAATATTGAACATTAGAAGATGTACAAGTTGTCGGTGCACCTGGCGGATTATATTGCGCATCGCGCACTGTATAAACAGAAATAGGAATATTGGTATTTGGTACGACAGCAATATTTGTAGTAACACCTGTTGCTAAATCAGTTAATAAAAATATAAATATATCTGAGAATTGACATTGAAAACCTCCATATTCTTCTGAAGCAAATAAGAAATTAAAACTCATCTGATTTGTAATCGCTTTAAAATCAAACTCTAGCACAGATGCATTATTAGAAGTCCCTGTCAATCCTTGAGATTGCAAAAAGGCATTCAAACTAGCATCTCCACCTGAATTTCCTTGAGCTTGAGCAAATGCTAATTTTGGACCTGGAGCATTTAAAACATTTCCAGAAGAAAGTATAATTCCATCATCATA comes from Flavobacterium sp. I3-2 and encodes:
- a CDS encoding type IX secretion system membrane protein PorP/SprF yields the protein MKKIYISALLALLGLSELSAQQDPHYTQYMYNQSVINPAYAGSREGLSLGLLHREQWSGLEGAPKTTTFFGNGRVGKKVGLGLSVISDKIGPVSENNVYADFSYTLKLQPGHNLALGLKAGMTMQQSDFFSEINGHVPDANDPAFAENTSQSFFNVGAGAFYYTDKYYVGFSVPNFLQNTYVEKNNRKFGSDVMHMFLTGGYVFDLNENWKFKPSTMLKMAAGAPLSVDVSANALYAKKLEFGLTYRLEDSFGAMINYAVLPNLRIGYSYDYVTSDLKTAASSSHEIILLFDIYFKKRVSSSPRYF